The following are encoded in a window of Novosphingobium sp. THN1 genomic DNA:
- a CDS encoding MFS transporter — MADGVDVTILSFIAPRLQAEWAIDSATMGNLFSAGLIGMAIGGMFIAPLADRLGRRAVILAALCLMSLGMFASSFAPSVPVLFAMRVIVGSGIGTVLAAMAALAAESAPPTQRNLAVGVVQAGYPFAAVFTGLIVAQALPIHGWQAMLLGAALLTVALLPAAWLVLPHGQPSAGEGRGSAGKVGHLFADQLRARTVALWCAVFFGLMVLYFIVSWIPKLAIAAGLSETNGIYAGALYNLGAFVGTMAMSFLALRVPLGKLVPAMLTGAGVAMVVFGSVTMPVWLTLVVAFLIGVLLQGGYNGVWPIAAGAYPGEVRATGVGWAIGVGRGGAVIGPMLGGYLMAANAPLPALFAAYCVPLLICAAAAFLVERHKV, encoded by the coding sequence ATGGCGGATGGGGTTGACGTCACGATCCTGTCGTTCATCGCGCCCCGCTTGCAGGCGGAATGGGCCATCGATTCCGCAACGATGGGCAACCTGTTCAGCGCCGGGCTGATCGGGATGGCGATCGGCGGAATGTTCATCGCTCCGCTTGCGGACCGGCTGGGGCGGCGCGCTGTCATCCTTGCCGCGCTGTGCCTGATGTCGCTCGGCATGTTTGCCAGCAGTTTCGCGCCAAGCGTGCCCGTGCTCTTTGCGATGCGCGTGATTGTCGGGTCGGGAATCGGCACGGTCCTTGCGGCGATGGCGGCGCTGGCTGCCGAAAGTGCGCCGCCCACGCAACGCAATCTCGCGGTCGGCGTGGTCCAGGCGGGGTATCCGTTTGCGGCCGTGTTTACCGGACTGATCGTGGCACAGGCGCTTCCGATCCATGGCTGGCAGGCCATGCTTCTGGGCGCTGCACTGCTCACTGTTGCACTGCTCCCGGCAGCGTGGCTGGTTCTCCCGCATGGGCAGCCCAGTGCCGGAGAAGGGCGAGGATCGGCGGGCAAGGTCGGCCACCTTTTTGCCGACCAACTGCGCGCGCGGACCGTCGCGCTGTGGTGCGCGGTGTTCTTCGGGCTGATGGTGCTTTATTTCATCGTCAGCTGGATCCCCAAGCTCGCCATCGCGGCGGGGCTTTCGGAAACCAACGGTATCTATGCGGGCGCGCTCTACAATCTCGGTGCGTTCGTGGGCACCATGGCAATGAGTTTTCTTGCCTTGCGCGTACCACTGGGAAAGCTCGTTCCGGCAATGCTGACCGGGGCAGGCGTGGCGATGGTCGTGTTCGGGTCTGTCACGATGCCGGTATGGCTCACGCTGGTCGTCGCCTTCCTGATCGGGGTCCTGCTGCAGGGCGGATATAACGGCGTCTGGCCGATTGCGGCAGGCGCCTACCCCGGAGAGGTGCGCGCAACCGGCGTGGGCTGGGCCATCGGCGTCGGCCGTGGCGGTGCCGTGATCGGCCCGATGCTCGGCGGCTATCTCATGGCGGCAAACGCACCATTACCTGCACTTTTCGCGGCATACTGCGTGCCCTTGCTGATCTGCGCGGCCGCTGCCTTTCTGGTTGAACGACACAAAGTGTAA